AGATCAACGCCGCCTACAAGGCCGCCGCCGAGGGCCCGCTGAAGGGCATCCTCAAGTACAACACCGATCCGATCGTCTCCAGCGACATCGTCACCGACCCGGCTTCTTCGATCTACGACGCGCCGCTGACCAAGGTGATCGACGACCAGGTCAAGGTCGTGTCCTGGTACGACAACGAGTGGGGCTACTCCAACCGTCTCGCCGATCTCATCGGCCTCGTCGGCAAGTCGCTCTGACGCGCATGGCTGTCAAGACACTCGCGGATCTGCTCGGCGAGGGTGTCGAGGGCCGGGGCGTGCTGGTGCGCTCCGACCTGAACGTCCCCCTCGACGACAACGGACAGATCACGGACCCCGGCCGCATCGTCGCGTCGGCGCCGACCATCAAGGCGCTCGCCGAGGCGGGCGCCAAGGTGGTCGTGACCGCGCACCTCGGCAGGCCGAAGGGCGGCCCGGACCCGAAGCTGTCGCTGGCGCCGGTGGCCGCCAGGCTCGCGGAGGAGCTGGGTCGCAACGTCCAGCTCGCCGGTGACGTGGTGGGCCAGGACGCGCTCGCGCGGTCGGAGGGCCTCACCGACGGCGACGTGCTGCTGCTGGAGAACATCCGGTTCGACCCGCGCGAGACCAGCAAGGACGACGCCGACCGGGCCAAGCTGGCCGCGGCGCTGGTCGAGCTGGTCGGCGACGACGGCGCGTTCGTCTCCGACGGGTTCGGTGTGGTGCACCGCAAGCAGGCGTCGGTGTACGACGTCGCCGAGCAGCTGCCGCACTACGCGGGCACGCTGGTCGCGGCCGAGGTCGACGTGCTGGCCAAGCTCACCGAGAACCCGGACCGGCCGTACGCCGTCGTGCTCGGCGGGTCGAAGGTCTCCGACAAGCTGGCGGTCATCGAAGCGCTCGCCCCGAAGGTCGACACGCTGGTGATCGGCGGCGGCATGTGCTTCACTTTCCTTGCGGCACAGGGCCTTTCGGTGGGCGCCTCGCTGCTGCAGGAGGAGATGGTGGACACCTGCAAGCAGCTGCTCGAGCAGTTCGCCGACGTCATCCACCTGCCGCGCGACATCGTGGTGGCCGACAAGTTCGCCGCCGACGCGGAGTCGAAAGTGGTTCCCGCGCACGAGATCCCGGACGGCTGGCTCGGCCTGGACATCGGCCCGGATTCGGTGGACCGATTCTCGGCGTTGCTGACCGAGGCGCGGACCGTCTTCTGGAACGGGCCGATGGGCGTGTTCGAGTTCGAGAAGTTCGCGGCGGGCACCCGCGGGGTGGCCGAGGCGATCGTGACCGCCACCGGCAAGGGCGCCTTCACCGTGGTCGGTGGCGGTGACTCCGCCGCGGCCGTGCGGGCGCTCGGCTTGCCGGAGGACGGTTTCTCGCACATCTCCACCGGCGGCGGCGCGTCGCTGGAGTACTTGGAGGGCAAGGAACTCCCCGGCATCGCGGTGTTGGAGGGCTGAACATGGCACGCAAACCGCTCATCGCGGGCAACTGGAAGATGAACCTCAACCACCTCGAGGCCATCGCCCTGGTGCAGAAGATCGCGTTCGCTTTGCCGGAGAAGTACTTCGACAAGGTGGACGTGGCGGTGATCCCGCCGTTCACCGACATCCGCAGCGTGCAGACGCTGGTCGAAGGGGACAAGCTCCTGCTCACCTACGGCGGCCAGGACGTCTCGGTGCACGAGTCGGGCGCCTACACCGGTGAGATCAGCGCGAGCATGCTCGCCAAGCTGGGCTGCACCTTCGTCGTGGTCGGGCACTCCGAGCGGCGTCAGTACCACACCGAGGACGACGCCACCGTGCTCGCCAAAGCCAAGCAGGCGTTGAAGCACGGGATCACCCCGATCGTGTGCATCGGCGAGGGCTTGAACATCCGCGAGGCGGGCACGCACGTCGAGTACAACCTCGAGCAGCTGCGGGGATCGCTGAAAGGCTTGACAGCGGAGGAGATCTCCAAGATCGTCATCGCCTATGAGCCGGTGTGGGCGATCGGCACCGGCAAGGTCGCCACCCCCGCCGACGCGCAGGAGGTCTGCGGCGCGATCCGCGGGGAGTTGGAGAAGCTGGCCGGACCTGAGGTCGCGGCGGGCGTCCGCGTGCTCTACGGCGGGTCGGTGAACGCCAAGAACGTCGGAGAACTGGTCGCGCAGAGCGACATCGACGGCGCCTTGGTCGGCGGCGCTTCGCTCAAGGGTGACGAATTCGCCACCCTCTCCGCGATCGCCGCGGGCGGCCCCTTGCCCTGAGCAGGGCACGACATCCGACAGCCCGGTATCGCTTCCCGCGATACCGGGCTGTGCCGTTTACGCCGAGAGCGATCGCGGATGCTGTGCGTGCGCCGCTCGTGCGATGATGTCGGGGCTCGATCCCTCAGCCAGGCAAGGATTTTCGTGACGCTTCGCAAGCTGACCCGCGCACTTCCGGGAGCGCTACTCACGCTGGCCGTCCTCGTCGGCTGTTCCGGCGAATCGTCCCACGATCACGATCACCACGACGTGGCATCGAGTGCGGCGATCCCGGTGCGGCCGGAGCAGCAGGACGCGGGACATCGCAGGCTCGATCAACTCGTCGGGGAGTGGAAGGGCGACAAGTCGACCTTCGTCGCCGGCGGCACGGCGGAGAACCCGACCAAGCGGGAGATCGTCTCACGCTGGGCGTGGATCGCCGAGACCGGCAACAATTTCCTGCGTGAAGAAGCCGAGGACATCCACGGCAGCAGTGCGTATTACCGGCTCGGACTCCTCGGTTTCGGACCGACCGACAACCGCTACGAGTGGACGACCGTCGACAGCATCACGCCCATGACGATGAGTTACAAGGGCGCGAAGGGCAGCGGCGGCGATGCCGACATCGTCATGGCCGGTGAATTCACCGATCCGGGCGTGCTCGGCCCGCAGTTCGTCGGCAAGACCATCCCGATGCGCACGCTGATCCGGCTGGAGTCGGCCGACCGGGTGGTCATGGAGATCTATTTCGCGCCGCCCGGCGAAGCGGAGCGGATCGCCGACCGCGTCGTGCTCACCAGGAAGAAGTAGCGGGCGCGCTCACTGCGCGTGCAGGACCAGGCCCGCGCCGTTGTCGTTGCGCAGGGTCAGCGTCTCGGCGTCCACCGTGGCGGTGGTCTTGCCGTCCATGGCCTTCAGCATGGACTGCTCGACCTCCATCACCTCCGGCGAGCACAGCATCTTCGTGGTGGCGATCCGGAAGGTGATCTGCGTACCGGACACCTCGGCGCTGCCGGTGAGGCGATTGCATCCGGTGCTGCCGGAGACGCTGCCGTCCTCGGCGATGGTGAGCGTCGGCTGCGCCTCGTCCAGAGCGCGCGAGCGGATACTGCTGTTGTCGGTGATGAGCGCGGTGACCTGCCATGCCGTGCCGTTGACCGGTTTGTCCGGCCGAGCGACCTTCTTGTCGAGCAAGGTCACCGTGCGGTCGGGACTGCGCAGGGTGAGCCGCGAGCCCTCCAGACGCCAGCTGGGCCGGGAATTCAGCAGGCCGCTGAGCCACTCGTCGGCGCCGTGCCGTTCGTCCTCGCAGGCCATCAGGGTGGTGGCCAAGCCGGAGACGCGCAGGACCTGGTCGTCCAGAGAGACCGCGCCGGTGAACTTGTTGCACCCCGCGTCGGCCGCTACCCGGTCTTCGGTGAAGCTGATCGTCAACGGGCCGCCGCCGGGAATCGGGGCGCCTTCGACGTCCGTCGAGAGAAAGGTGCGGCCCACCGGGGTCGGCTCGCCCCCGCCGCGATCCGGCTCTCCCCTCGAGCACGCCGCGATCGCGCAGAGGGCGACCAGGACGAGCGGTGCTGATCGCGCGAAGAGTGCCGCCATGCGGCGATGCTACCGACGACGGCCCGCCGCACGGAGTTCGCACCGGCCTCATCGGCCTGCCGACGGCCCGCTACAGCGCCGGATCCGGGACTCATGGGATGACTAGGCCCGCGCCGTATTACGATCTGTGCCGTGCACCGATGCTTCCCGATCACCCCGCCGCCCGCCTCCTGAGCGAGGTGTAGGTATCCAGCGCGCCCCCGTGTGGTGGGCGCGCTCTTTTCGGCATCGCCGCGCACCTCGCTTCCGCGACCCCATCCCTTTCGTCGCAGGAGCGCGATTCTTCATGTCCTCATCTGTGTCCTCTGCCGCCCGTTCCGGGGTGGTCCACCTCATCGGCGCCGGATTCCTCTGGGGTACCGGCGGTCTGCTCGGCACGCTGGTCCATCGGGCCACCGGTTTGCCGCCCGTCTCGGTAGCCACTTGCCGCCTCGCCGTCGGCGGACTGCTGCTGGTGGTCCTGCTCATGGGCACGCGGCGGCCGTGGCCGCGGGATCCGTCGGCCTGGCGCCGGATCGGCGCGGTCGCGGTGCTCGCCGCGGTCTTCCAGGCCGCTTACTTCGGCGCTGTCGCGGCGTCGTCGGTCAGCCTCGCGACACTGATCACGATCGGCATGTCGCCGGTGGTCGTCGCGGGGCTGGAGCACGTCACCGGCCGGCATGCGGTGGACCGGCGCCGCGCGGTGACGATCGGCATCGCCCTGGGCGGACTGGCGTTGCTGGTCGGCGCGCCGACCAGCCGTGCCGGTGCGGGCGCGTTACTGGTGGGCGCGGCGCTGGCGGCGGTGGCCGCGGTGGCGTTCGCGACGGTCACCGTGCTCAACGCGGCGCCGGTGCCCGGGCTGGACGCGATGACCACGACGGGCCTCGGGTTCACCGGCGGCGCGGTGCTGCTCGTTCCGCTCGCCGCACTGGGCGGGCTGACGTTCGACCCGACGCCTGCCGGTCTCGCGCTGGTTCTGATGCTGGGGCTCGCGCCCACGGCGGTCGCCTACACCTTGTACTTCCGTGGGCTGTCGGAGGCGGGCCCTGGCATCGCCGCGGTGCTGGCCCTGCTCGAACCGCTCACGGGTGCGGCGCTGGCGGCGGTGGTCCTGGGCGAACGCCTCACGGTGCCGGGGCTGGTCGGGGCCGCGTTGCTGATCGTGGCGTTGCTGCTGGCCGCGACAGCGGCGCGTACGGCGGACCAGGGGCCGGACGCGGCGTCAGGGCGGCGTCGTCGCCGCGACTAAGCTTCGGCGCGTGACAACTGCCGCGACGACCCCGATCTCCACCTGGGCGCCGCTGCGGGCACCGGTGTACCGCGCGCTGTGGGTGGCGCAGCTGGTGTCGAATCTCGGCACCTGGATGCAGACCGTCGGCGCGCAATGGATCATGGTCGACCAGCCCAACGCGGCGGCGCTGGTGTCGTTCGTGCAGACCGCCATCACGCTTCCGGTGATGCTGCTTGCCATCCCGTCCGGGGTGATCGCCGACCTGGTGGACCGGCGCAGGCTGTTGCTCGGCGCCCAGTCCACGATGGCGGTACTGGCCCTGCTGCTCGCCGTGTCGACGGCGACGGGCCACACCACGCCCACGGTGCTGCTCACCTTGTTGTTCCTGCTCGGTTGCGGCCAGGCGTTGACCGCGCCGGCCTGGCAGGCGATCCAACCCGAACTGGTCTCGCGCGAGCAGATCCCGGCGGCGTCCGCGCTGGGCAGCATGAACATCAACATCGGCAGGGCGGTGGGACCCGCGCTGGCGGGCGCGCTGGTCTCGCTGTCCGGGCCGACGCTGGTGTTCGCGCTGAACGCGGTGTCGTTCGTCGGGATCGTCGCGGTACTGACGGTCTGGCGCCGGCCGGCGACCGACCGGCGCCTGCCCACCGAGCGCCCTTTGGCAGCGCTGCAGGCCGGCACCCGGTTCATCCGCGCGGCGCCCGCGATCCGCCGGGTGCTGCTGCGTTCGATCCTGTTCATCGCGCCCGCGAGCGCGGTGTGGGCGCTGCTGCCGGTGATCGCGCGCGACCGGCTCGGGCTGTCGTCGTCGGGGTACGGCTTGATGCTCGGAGCCCTCGGCGTCGGCGCGGTGCTGGGCGCGGCGGCGCTGTCCCGACTGCGGGCGTGGCTGACCCCGACACAGCGGCTGACCATCGCCGCGATCCTGTTCGGAGCGGCGACGGCGGGCACGGCGCTGCTGCGCGTGCTGCCGGTGGTGCTGGTGCTGCTGGTGTTCGCGGGGCTGGCGTGGCTGCTGGCGATGTCCACCATGAACTCGACCATGCAACTGCTGCTGCCCGCCTGGGTGCGGGCGCGTGGGCTGTCGGTGTACCTGCTGGTGTTCATGGGCGGACAGGCGATCGGTTCGCTGGTCTGGGGTCTGGTCGCCGACGCGATCGGCTCGGTACCCGCGCTGCTGTGGGCGGCGGCGCTGCTGGCGTTCTGCGCGGTGAGCACGGTGTGGCTGCCCATCCGGAACGACCCCGAGGTGCTCGACCTGACACCTTCGGCGTTCTGGCCGGAACCGGAGCTGGCGGTCGTGCCCGATCCCGACGACGGTCCGGTGCTGATCCTGCGCAGTTACGACGTGCCGCCGGAGGACGTCGAGGAATTCCTCGCCGCCATGGCCTTCGTCGGCCGGTCACGGCAGCGCACCGGCGCGATGGAATGGCGTCTGTATCGCGACGTCGGCGTGGTCGACCGCTTCGTCGAGGCGTTCGTCGTACGGTCGTGGGCCGAGCACATGCACCAGCATCAGGTCCGGCTCACCGCGCAGGATCAGCTGCGGGAAGAGGCCGTCGCGAAGTTCGGCGCCGCCGAGGGCGACCAGGTCACCCACCTGGTCGCGGTGGACCGGCGCTGACGCCGGTTCCGGCCGAGTGCCTGATTCGGTGCGATCGCACCGACCGCATACACTGTCCGGCATGCGGATGTTCCTGGATATCCTCCTGATCATCACCAGCGTGCTGCTGGTGCTGCTGGTGCTGCTGCACCGCGCCAAGGGTGGAGGTCTGTCCAGCCTGTTCGGTGGCGGCGTGCAGTCCAGCCTGTCCGGGTCCACCGTCGTGGAGAAGAACCTCGACCGCGTCACCATCTTCACCGGCGTCATCTGGCTGATCGCCATTCTCGGCATCGGCCTGGAGATCAAGTTCGCCTGATTCCGGCGGTCACCGCGCCCGCCGTGAGCGCCGCCGCACCGAGCACGGTCGCGGCGATGACGAACGCGGCGGGATAACTCGTCCCGACCACCGGGGTCACCACCACGGGGCCGAGGATCTGTCCGGCGCCGTACCCGGCGGTCAGCGGTGCCGCCGCGGCCACGTCGGTCAACCGGCGCCGACCCGCATCGCGAGCATGACGATTCCCACGAATGTCCCCCCGA
Above is a genomic segment from Nocardia sputorum containing:
- the secG gene encoding preprotein translocase subunit SecG yields the protein MRMFLDILLIITSVLLVLLVLLHRAKGGGLSSLFGGGVQSSLSGSTVVEKNLDRVTIFTGVIWLIAILGIGLEIKFA
- a CDS encoding DMT family transporter, whose product is MSSSVSSAARSGVVHLIGAGFLWGTGGLLGTLVHRATGLPPVSVATCRLAVGGLLLVVLLMGTRRPWPRDPSAWRRIGAVAVLAAVFQAAYFGAVAASSVSLATLITIGMSPVVVAGLEHVTGRHAVDRRRAVTIGIALGGLALLVGAPTSRAGAGALLVGAALAAVAAVAFATVTVLNAAPVPGLDAMTTTGLGFTGGAVLLVPLAALGGLTFDPTPAGLALVLMLGLAPTAVAYTLYFRGLSEAGPGIAAVLALLEPLTGAALAAVVLGERLTVPGLVGAALLIVALLLAATAARTADQGPDAASGRRRRRD
- the tpiA gene encoding triose-phosphate isomerase, with translation MARKPLIAGNWKMNLNHLEAIALVQKIAFALPEKYFDKVDVAVIPPFTDIRSVQTLVEGDKLLLTYGGQDVSVHESGAYTGEISASMLAKLGCTFVVVGHSERRQYHTEDDATVLAKAKQALKHGITPIVCIGEGLNIREAGTHVEYNLEQLRGSLKGLTAEEISKIVIAYEPVWAIGTGKVATPADAQEVCGAIRGELEKLAGPEVAAGVRVLYGGSVNAKNVGELVAQSDIDGALVGGASLKGDEFATLSAIAAGGPLP
- a CDS encoding MFS transporter, whose translation is MTTAATTPISTWAPLRAPVYRALWVAQLVSNLGTWMQTVGAQWIMVDQPNAAALVSFVQTAITLPVMLLAIPSGVIADLVDRRRLLLGAQSTMAVLALLLAVSTATGHTTPTVLLTLLFLLGCGQALTAPAWQAIQPELVSREQIPAASALGSMNINIGRAVGPALAGALVSLSGPTLVFALNAVSFVGIVAVLTVWRRPATDRRLPTERPLAALQAGTRFIRAAPAIRRVLLRSILFIAPASAVWALLPVIARDRLGLSSSGYGLMLGALGVGAVLGAAALSRLRAWLTPTQRLTIAAILFGAATAGTALLRVLPVVLVLLVFAGLAWLLAMSTMNSTMQLLLPAWVRARGLSVYLLVFMGGQAIGSLVWGLVADAIGSVPALLWAAALLAFCAVSTVWLPIRNDPEVLDLTPSAFWPEPELAVVPDPDDGPVLILRSYDVPPEDVEEFLAAMAFVGRSRQRTGAMEWRLYRDVGVVDRFVEAFVVRSWAEHMHQHQVRLTAQDQLREEAVAKFGAAEGDQVTHLVAVDRR
- a CDS encoding DUF1579 family protein, yielding MTLRKLTRALPGALLTLAVLVGCSGESSHDHDHHDVASSAAIPVRPEQQDAGHRRLDQLVGEWKGDKSTFVAGGTAENPTKREIVSRWAWIAETGNNFLREEAEDIHGSSAYYRLGLLGFGPTDNRYEWTTVDSITPMTMSYKGAKGSGGDADIVMAGEFTDPGVLGPQFVGKTIPMRTLIRLESADRVVMEIYFAPPGEAERIADRVVLTRKK
- a CDS encoding phosphoglycerate kinase; translated protein: MAVKTLADLLGEGVEGRGVLVRSDLNVPLDDNGQITDPGRIVASAPTIKALAEAGAKVVVTAHLGRPKGGPDPKLSLAPVAARLAEELGRNVQLAGDVVGQDALARSEGLTDGDVLLLENIRFDPRETSKDDADRAKLAAALVELVGDDGAFVSDGFGVVHRKQASVYDVAEQLPHYAGTLVAAEVDVLAKLTENPDRPYAVVLGGSKVSDKLAVIEALAPKVDTLVIGGGMCFTFLAAQGLSVGASLLQEEMVDTCKQLLEQFADVIHLPRDIVVADKFAADAESKVVPAHEIPDGWLGLDIGPDSVDRFSALLTEARTVFWNGPMGVFEFEKFAAGTRGVAEAIVTATGKGAFTVVGGGDSAAAVRALGLPEDGFSHISTGGGASLEYLEGKELPGIAVLEG
- a CDS encoding META domain-containing protein; amino-acid sequence: MAALFARSAPLVLVALCAIAACSRGEPDRGGGEPTPVGRTFLSTDVEGAPIPGGGPLTISFTEDRVAADAGCNKFTGAVSLDDQVLRVSGLATTLMACEDERHGADEWLSGLLNSRPSWRLEGSRLTLRSPDRTVTLLDKKVARPDKPVNGTAWQVTALITDNSSIRSRALDEAQPTLTIAEDGSVSGSTGCNRLTGSAEVSGTQITFRIATTKMLCSPEVMEVEQSMLKAMDGKTTATVDAETLTLRNDNGAGLVLHAQ